In Dyella jiangningensis, the genomic stretch GCTCGGCCACCTCCGTAACGGGGTAGCCACGCTCGCTAACCTGCTTAACCGCTTCAGCCTTAAACTCGTCAGTGAAACGCTTGCTGGTCATAGATCCTCCGATCCTCAATAGACACTATCAGGTGTCTACGGAATCGGGGGCGTACCAACAGCTCGTCGTATGCTCTATCTCTTGGGTCTACCATATCTGTTGAAACAT encodes the following:
- a CDS encoding transposase; the protein is MTSKRFTDEFKAEAVKQVSERGYPVTEVAE